TTCACCGCCCTGCTGGTGCTGGCCACCGCCATGAGCTTCACGCCCGGCCCCAACACCACGCTGTCCACCGCGCTGGCCGCCAACCGCGGCCTGCCCGCGGCCATGCGCTTCGTCGTCGCGGTGCCCGTGGGCTGGAGCGCGCTGCTGCTGCTGTGCGCGGCCGGCCTGGGCGCCATCGTCGTGGCGGTGCCGGCGCTGCGCTGGGCCATCAAGGCCGTGGGCATCGGCTACCTGCTGTGGCTGGCGCTCAAGCTAGCGCAGTCGGGCCGCCTGTCCGAGGCCGACGCGGCGCGCCTGTCGGTGGGCTTCTGGCAGGGCGTGGCCCTGCAGTTCGTGAACATCAAGGCCTGGCTGCTGGCGCTGACCATCGTGGCCGGCTGGATCGTCGGCCACGAGGACGGCCATGCGCGCATGGCCGTGGTGCTGCCCGTGATGCTGGCCTTCGCCTTCACCAGCAACCTCGCCTACGCTGCCATGGGCGCGCTGCTGCGCCGCTGGCTGGCCCAGGGGCGGCGCCTGCTGTGGTTCAACCGCGCCATGGCCTGCGTACTGGTGGCCACCGCCCTGTGGATGGTGGCCGCATGACCGCCCCCGCCGCCACTCGGGGTGCGCACCCCGTGCGCCAGGCCGAAACCCTGGGCCTGTGGCTCGGTGTGCTGGGCGTGGCGATCTTTGCCATCACCCTGCCCGCCACGCGGCTGGCCACCGGCACGGCCGAGCAGCCCCAGCTCTCGCCCTGGTTCGTCACGCTGGGCCGCGCCGCGCTGGCCGGCTTGCTGTCGGCAGCCTTCCTGCTGGCCACGCGCTCGCCGCGCCCGCTGCCGCACCAGTTCAGGCACCTGGGCTGGGCCGTGCTGGGCAACGTTCTGGGCTACCCGCTGCTGCTGGCGTATGCGCTGCGCAGCGTCACGGCCAGCCACGCCGCCGTGGTCACGGCGCTGCTGCCGCTGGTCACGGCGGGCGTGGCCGCGCTGGTGCTGCACCAGCGCGCACGCCTGGGTTTCTGGGTCTGCGCGGTGCTGGGCAGCGCGCTGGTGGTGGCGTTTTCGCTGCTGCGCGGCTGGCAGCAAGGCCATGGTTTCAGCCTTGAGGCGGCCGACGCGCTGCTCGTGGGCGCGGTGGTGGCGGCCTCGGTGGGCTACATCCACGGCGCGCGCATCACCCCCGCCCTGGGTGCCGAGCGCGTGATCTGCTGGGTCTGCCTGCTGGCGCTGCCCGCCACCCTGCCGGCCACGCTGTGGCTGTGGCCCACGCAGCCCGTGGCGCCCTCGGCCTGGGGCGGGTTCCTGTACGTGGGCGTGTTCTCGATGTGGGCCGGCTTCTTCGCCTGGTACCGCGGGCTGGCCCTGGGTGGCGCGTTGCGCGTGAGCCAGACGCAGCTGCTGCAGCCGTTTTTCTCGATCCTGGCGGCGATCCCGCTGCTGGGCGAGCCGCTGGACATGGTGACGCTCGGCTTCGCCGCGGCGGTGGTGGCCACCGTGGCCGTCGGCAGGCGCATGCCGGCAGGGAATTGACGTTACGTTATGCTGCGCGCGCTGCCCTTACCCGCAGGGCCGCGCACCGCCGCACAACGGCATTTTTTTGAGTGATGGATGGCGTAACACCCGCACGCCTTTGGAGATGAACGAATGACGAACTGGACCCTGGCCGCACGCGCCGCCAAGATGAACCCCTCGGTGATCCGCGAGATCCTCAAGGTCACCGAGAAGCCCGGCATCATCAGCCTGGCCGGCGGCCTGCCCTCGCCCAAGACCTTCCCTATCGAATCCTTCGCCGCCGCGGCCGCCTCGGTGCTGGCCAACGAAGGCGCGTCGGCGCTGCAATACGCCGCCAGCGAGGGCCACGCGCCGCTGCGCGAGGCCATCGCCGGGTTCCTGCCCTGGGACGTGCATCCGGACCAGGTGCTCATCACCACCGGCTCGCAGCAGGCGCTGGACCTGGCGGCCAAGGTGCTCATCGACGCGGGCAGCCGCGTGCTGGTGGAGACGCCCACCTACCTGGGCGCGCTGCAGGCCTTCGCGCCCATGGAGCCCCAGGTGGTGTCGGTGGCCAGCGACGACGAGGGCGTGCTGATCGACGACCTGGCCGCCAAGGCCGGCAGCGGGGCGGACAAGGCGCGTTTCCTGTACGTGCTGCCCAACTTCCAGAACCCCACGGGCCGCACCATGAGCGAGGCGCGCCGCGAGGCCCTGTCCGCCCGCGCCGCCGAGCTGGGCCTGCCGCTGATCGAGGACAACCCCTACGGCGACCTGTGGTTCGACAAGGCCCCCCCGAAGCCCCTGGCCGCGCGCAACCCCGAGGGCTGCCTCTACATGGGATCATTTTCCAAGGTGCTGGCGCCCGGCCTGCGCCTGGGCTACCTCGTCGCGCCGCGCCAGATGTATCCCAAGCTGCTGCAGGCCAAGCAGGCGGCCGACCTGCACACGCCCAGCTTCAACCAGCGCCTGGTGGCCGAGGTGCTGAAGAACGGCTTCCTGGACCGCCACGTGCCCACCATCCGCCAGCTCTACAAGCGGCAGTGCCAGGCCATGGTGGCCGCGCTGGAGAAGGAAATGCAGGGCCTGGGCGTGACCTGGAACCGCCCCGACGGCGGCATGTTCCTGTGGCTGCGCCTGCCCGAGGGCATGAGCGCGCTTGAACTGCTGCCCCGCGCCGTAGAGCGCAACGTGGCCTTCGTGCCCGGCGCCGCCTTCTACGCCCAGCAGGCCGACGAGCGCACGCTGCGCCTGTCGTTCGTCACCGCCTCCGAGGAGCAGATCCAGACCGCCGTCGCCGCGCTGGCCGCCGCCATCCGCGAAACGGCCGCCTGAGGAAGGCCCTGACCATGCGCCAGCGCCCGTTCCAGCAGGTCGACGTCTTCACCGCCACGCCCTACCTCGGCAACCCGCTGGCCGTGGTGCTCGATGGCGAGGGCCTGACCACCGAGGACATGCAGCGGTTCACCCACTGGACCAACCTGTCCGAAGCCACCTTCGTGCTGCCGCCCACGCCCGAGGGCCGCGCCGCCGGCGCCGACTATCGGCTGCGCATCTTCTGCCCCGGGCGCGAGCTGCCGTTCGCCGGCCACCCCACGCTGGGCAGTTGCCACGCCTGGCTGCAGGCCGGCGGCCGGCCGCGCGCGGCCGGCCGCATCGTGCAGGAATGCGGCGTGGGCCTGGTCACGCTCAGGCGCGACGACGAGCGCCTGGCCTTCGCCGCGCCGCCGCTCATCCGCAGCGGCCCGCTGGCCGAGGACGACGTGCGCCTCATCGCGCGCGGCCTGGGCATTGCGCGCGAGGACATCATCGCGCACGCCTGGTGCGACAACGGCCCGAACTGGCGCGGCGTGATGCTGCGCTCGGCCGAGCAGGTGCTGCGGCTCAAACCCGACGCCGCGGTGCTGGCCGGGCTGGACGTGGGCGTGGTGGGCCCGCGCGGCAAGGTCGGCGTGGTGGGCGCGAGCGATGCCGAGGGCATCGCCTTCGAGGTGCGCGCCTTCTTCCCCGGCAACAACGGCCTGGCCGAAGACCCCGTCACCGGCAGCCTGAACGCCGCGCTGGCGCAGTGGCTCATGGGCGCGGGCCTGGCGCCCGCGCGCTACGTGGCCAGCCAGGGCACGGCGCTGGGCCGCGCGGGGCGCGTGCACGTGGAGCAGGAGGGCGAGCACATCTGGATCGGCGGCCACTCGGTCACCTGCGTGCACGGGGAGGTGCAGCTGTGACGCACGACACCACCCTGCCCTCGCTGGCCGACATCGAGGCCGCCGCGCAACGGGTCTACCGGGAGTTCCAGCCCACGCCCCAGTACCGCTGGGGCTTGCTCGCCGACCGCCTGGGCACCGAATGCTGGGTCAAGCACGAGAACCACAACCCCGTGGGCGCGTTCAAGATCCGCGGCGGCCTGACCTACTTCGACCAGCTGGCAAGCCAGGGCCGGCTGCCGCGCGAGGTCATCAGCGCCACGCGCGGCAACCACGGCCAGAGCATGGGCTGGGCCGCGCGCCGCCACGGCGTGGCCTGCACCATCGTCGTGCCGCGCGGCAACTCGGTGGAAAAGAACGCCGCCATGCGCGCCCTGGGCGTGAACCTGGTGGAACACGGCGAGGACTTCCAGGCCGCGCGCGAGCACGCCCTGCAGCTGGCCGAAGAGCGCGGCGCCCACATGGTGCCCAGCTACCACCCCCATCTGGTGCGCGGCGTGGCCACCTACTGGTGGGAATTCCTGCGCGCCGTGCCGCACATGGACGTGGCCTACGTGCCCATAGGCCTGAGCTCGGGCGCCTGCGCCGCCGTGGCGGCCAGGCAGGCCCTGGGCCACCGCGTGCGCATCGTGGGCGTGGTCAGCCGCCACGCCACCACCTATGCCGACTCGTTCGCCGCCGGCCACGTGGTGGCCGCGCCCGTCAGCACGCAGCTGGCCGACGGCATGGCGGTGCGCGTGGCCGACCCCGATGCGCTGGCGGTGCTGCTGCCCGCGCTCGACCACTTGGTACAGGTCGGCGACGACGAGGTGGCCGCCGCCATGCGCGCCCTGTTCACCGACACCCACAACGTGGCCGAGGGCGCCGGCGCCGCGGCCCTCGCCGCCGCGATGCAGGAGCGCGAACGGCTGCGCGGCCAGTGCGTGGGCCTGGCGCTCACGGGCGGCAACGTGGACGCGGAGGTCTTCGCGCGCGTGCTCGCCGGGCGCTGAGCCGGTTTCGGCCAGCGAAACACCGCGCCGCACGGCCCACGCAGGGCGGGGCGCGCCGGGCGCCCGCCGCGCCAGGGTTTTCCCGACGCGCGATTTCAGTCCTCGAAACTTTCGCCACCGCGTTTGACGCGCCACGCGCGCGCCCAACACCATTGCCCCCGAGGCCGCATGCACGAGCGGCCCGGGAGACATACACATGCGATGGAGACAACGCCCCGAAGGCTCGAACTGGGGCGACTTCGGGCCCGACGACCAGCTGGGACGCGCCAACCTGATCGGCCCCGAGCAGGTGCGCAAGGGCGCGCTGGAGGTGCGCGAGGGCGTGAGCCTGTGCCTCTCGCTGCCGCTGGACTACCCCGGCGGCAACGGCCTGAACCCGCGCCGCCACCCGCCCGTGCTGCGGCCCACGCGGCGCGGCGACGTGCCCTACGTGAACTTCCCGCTGGGCCACGTGTACACCGGCGCCACCGACGTGATCAGCGACGACCAGGCGCTGCTGTCGCTGCAGTACTCCACGCAGTGGGATTCTCTGGCCCACGTGGGCGCGCTGTTCGATCCCGAGGGCGACGGCCGCCTGCGCACCGTGTACTACAACGGCTACCGCGGCCACGAGCACATCCTGGGCCCGCAGGACCACGGCCTGCCCGCACGCGGCGATGACGGCGCGCCCGCGCGCTACCAGCCCGTGTGCTGCGAGGGCCGCGCGAGCGACGAGAGCGTGGCCCTCGCGCTGGGCGTGGAGCACCTCGCCGTCAAGGGCATGCAGGGGCGCGGCGTGCTCGTGGACCTGGCGCGCGCCTACGGCATGGACTTCCGCGACATCGGCTACGACGAGCTCATGCGCGCCATGGAGCGCGGCGGCGCCACTGTGGAGCCCGGCGACATGCTGCTGCTGCGCACGGGCTTCGCCGGGCTGGTGCTGTCCATGCAGCGCCAGCCCGACGCGCACCGCCTGCACCACAGCTGCGCGGCGCTGGACGGCGGCGACGAGAAGCTGCTGCAATGGATCACCGACAGCGGCATCGCCGCCCTCATCGCCGACAACTACGCCGTGGAGCGCCACCCGCCCCGGCGCGTGCCCGAGGACGGCGCGCCCTACCCCGTGCTGCCGCTGCACGAGCACTGCCTGTTCAAGCTGGGGCTACCGCTCGGGGAGCTCTGGTACCTCGAAGAGCTGGCCGACCGGCTGCACGCCAGCGGCCGCACGCGCTTCCTGCTCACCGCCCCGCCGCTGCGCCTGCCCGGCGCCGTGGGCTCGCCCGTCACCCCCATCGCCACGCTCTGACCATCACTACTATCAGGAGACAACCATGCACCCATCTTCCACCCCCATCCGCCGCGCCTGCCGCGCGCTGTGCGCCGGCCTCGCCCTGCTTGCCACGGCGGCCGGCGCGCAGGACACGCGGATTTCCGACGACGTCGTGCGCCTGGGCATCCTCACCGACCTGAACGGCCCGTTCGCCGACATCACCGGCCCCGGCAGCGCCGCCGCGATCCAGATGGCCATCGACGACTTCGGCGGCCAGGTGCTCGGCAGGAAGATCGAGCTGATCGTTTCCGACCACCAGAACAAGGCCGACATCGCATCGAGCAAGGCGCGCGAATGGTTCGACACCGGCAAGGTGGACGCCATCATGGACGTGGCCGTCTCCGCCCCCGCGCTGGCGGTGCTGGAGATCGCCAAGCAGAAGCAGAAGGTCATCATCTTCAACGGCCCCGGCCTGGACCGCCTGACGGGCGACCTGTGCATGCCCAGCACCGTGCACTACGTCTACGACACCTACGCCCTGGCCAACGTGACGGCCAGCGCCATCACCGAGCGCGGCGGCAAGGACTGGTTCTTCGTCGCCGCCGACTACGCCTTCGGCCACAGCCTGCAGGAGCAGGCCGGCGCCGTGGTGGCGGCGCACGGCGGCAAGGTGCTGGGCGCGGCCAAGCACCCGATCGGGGCGACCGACTTCGCATCCTTCCTGCTCAGCGCGCAAAACAGCAGGGCCCAGGTGGTGGGCCTCGCCAACGCGGGCGGCGACACGGTCAACACCATCAAAGCCGCGCGCGAGTTCGGGCTGACCCAGGGCAAGAACAAGCAAACCCTGGCCGGCCTGCTCATGTACATCAACGACGTGCACGCCATCGGCCTGCGCACC
This region of Alicycliphilus denitrificans K601 genomic DNA includes:
- a CDS encoding PhzF family phenazine biosynthesis protein, whose protein sequence is MRQRPFQQVDVFTATPYLGNPLAVVLDGEGLTTEDMQRFTHWTNLSEATFVLPPTPEGRAAGADYRLRIFCPGRELPFAGHPTLGSCHAWLQAGGRPRAAGRIVQECGVGLVTLRRDDERLAFAAPPLIRSGPLAEDDVRLIARGLGIAREDIIAHAWCDNGPNWRGVMLRSAEQVLRLKPDAAVLAGLDVGVVGPRGKVGVVGASDAEGIAFEVRAFFPGNNGLAEDPVTGSLNAALAQWLMGAGLAPARYVASQGTALGRAGRVHVEQEGEHIWIGGHSVTCVHGEVQL
- a CDS encoding cyclase family protein yields the protein MRWRQRPEGSNWGDFGPDDQLGRANLIGPEQVRKGALEVREGVSLCLSLPLDYPGGNGLNPRRHPPVLRPTRRGDVPYVNFPLGHVYTGATDVISDDQALLSLQYSTQWDSLAHVGALFDPEGDGRLRTVYYNGYRGHEHILGPQDHGLPARGDDGAPARYQPVCCEGRASDESVALALGVEHLAVKGMQGRGVLVDLARAYGMDFRDIGYDELMRAMERGGATVEPGDMLLLRTGFAGLVLSMQRQPDAHRLHHSCAALDGGDEKLLQWITDSGIAALIADNYAVERHPPRRVPEDGAPYPVLPLHEHCLFKLGLPLGELWYLEELADRLHASGRTRFLLTAPPLRLPGAVGSPVTPIATL
- a CDS encoding LysE family translocator, whose amino-acid sequence is MPLVEFTALLVLATAMSFTPGPNTTLSTALAANRGLPAAMRFVVAVPVGWSALLLLCAAGLGAIVVAVPALRWAIKAVGIGYLLWLALKLAQSGRLSEADAARLSVGFWQGVALQFVNIKAWLLALTIVAGWIVGHEDGHARMAVVLPVMLAFAFTSNLAYAAMGALLRRWLAQGRRLLWFNRAMACVLVATALWMVAA
- a CDS encoding ABC transporter substrate-binding protein, with the translated sequence MHPSSTPIRRACRALCAGLALLATAAGAQDTRISDDVVRLGILTDLNGPFADITGPGSAAAIQMAIDDFGGQVLGRKIELIVSDHQNKADIASSKAREWFDTGKVDAIMDVAVSAPALAVLEIAKQKQKVIIFNGPGLDRLTGDLCMPSTVHYVYDTYALANVTASAITERGGKDWFFVAADYAFGHSLQEQAGAVVAAHGGKVLGAAKHPIGATDFASFLLSAQNSRAQVVGLANAGGDTVNTIKAAREFGLTQGKNKQTLAGLLMYINDVHAIGLRTAAGLMLTEAFYWDMNDATRAWSKRYFEKMKKMPNMSQAGAYSSTMHYLKAVQAAKTDDTAKVMAQMRATPINDFFAKNGRIREDGRMVHDMYLFEVKTQAESKYPWDYYKLVATVPGDKAFLPLPQSKCPLVKK
- a CDS encoding threonine dehydratase, whose product is MTHDTTLPSLADIEAAAQRVYREFQPTPQYRWGLLADRLGTECWVKHENHNPVGAFKIRGGLTYFDQLASQGRLPREVISATRGNHGQSMGWAARRHGVACTIVVPRGNSVEKNAAMRALGVNLVEHGEDFQAAREHALQLAEERGAHMVPSYHPHLVRGVATYWWEFLRAVPHMDVAYVPIGLSSGACAAVAARQALGHRVRIVGVVSRHATTYADSFAAGHVVAAPVSTQLADGMAVRVADPDALAVLLPALDHLVQVGDDEVAAAMRALFTDTHNVAEGAGAAALAAAMQERERLRGQCVGLALTGGNVDAEVFARVLAGR
- a CDS encoding DMT family transporter; translation: MTAPAATRGAHPVRQAETLGLWLGVLGVAIFAITLPATRLATGTAEQPQLSPWFVTLGRAALAGLLSAAFLLATRSPRPLPHQFRHLGWAVLGNVLGYPLLLAYALRSVTASHAAVVTALLPLVTAGVAALVLHQRARLGFWVCAVLGSALVVAFSLLRGWQQGHGFSLEAADALLVGAVVAASVGYIHGARITPALGAERVICWVCLLALPATLPATLWLWPTQPVAPSAWGGFLYVGVFSMWAGFFAWYRGLALGGALRVSQTQLLQPFFSILAAIPLLGEPLDMVTLGFAAAVVATVAVGRRMPAGN
- a CDS encoding PLP-dependent aminotransferase family protein codes for the protein MTNWTLAARAAKMNPSVIREILKVTEKPGIISLAGGLPSPKTFPIESFAAAAASVLANEGASALQYAASEGHAPLREAIAGFLPWDVHPDQVLITTGSQQALDLAAKVLIDAGSRVLVETPTYLGALQAFAPMEPQVVSVASDDEGVLIDDLAAKAGSGADKARFLYVLPNFQNPTGRTMSEARREALSARAAELGLPLIEDNPYGDLWFDKAPPKPLAARNPEGCLYMGSFSKVLAPGLRLGYLVAPRQMYPKLLQAKQAADLHTPSFNQRLVAEVLKNGFLDRHVPTIRQLYKRQCQAMVAALEKEMQGLGVTWNRPDGGMFLWLRLPEGMSALELLPRAVERNVAFVPGAAFYAQQADERTLRLSFVTASEEQIQTAVAALAAAIRETAA